The nucleotide window ccattacaatgtgtgtccaatacaatgtgtgcctaATACATTGTGTgaccattacaatgtgtgcccattacaaagtatgcccaatacaatgtgtgcccaatacaatgtgtgcccaatacaatgtgtgcccattacaatgtatgcccattacaatgtgtgcccattacaatgtgtgtccaatacaatgtgtgcccattacaatgtgtgcccattacaatgtgtgcctaaaacaatgtgtgcccaatacaatgtgtgcccaatacaatgtgtgcccattacaatgtgtgcccaatacaatgtgtgcccaatacaatgtgtgcccattacaatgtgtgtccaatacaatgtgtgcccattacaatgtgtgtccaatacaatgtgtgcccaatacaatgtgtgcccaatacaatgtgtgcccaatacaatgtgtgtccaatacaatgtgtgcccattacaatgtgtgtccaatacaatgtgtgcccattacaatatgtgcccaatacaatgtgtgcccattacaatgtgtgcccattacaatgtttgcccaatacaatgtgtgcccaatacaatgtgtgcccattacaatgtgtgcccattacaatgtgtgcctaatacaatgtgtgcccattacaatgtgtgcccattacactgtgtccaatacaatgtgtgttcaataaaatgtgtgcccaatacaatgtgtgcccattacaatgtgtgcctaatacaatgtgtgcccattacaatgtgtgcccattacaatgtgtgcccaatacaatgtgtgcccaatacaatgtgtgcccctTACAATGTGTGCCTAATACAATGTGTGCTCATTACAATGTGtgtccaatacaatgtgtgcccattacaatgtgtgtccattacaatgtgtgtccattacaatgtgtgcctaAAACAAtttgtgcccaatacaatgtgtgcccaatacaatgtgtggccaatacaatgtgtgcccaatacaatgtgtgcccattacaatgtgtgcccattacaatgtttgcccaatacaatgtgtgcccaataaaatgtgtgcccattacaatgtgtgcccattacaatgtgtgcccattacaatgtgtgcccattacaatgtgtgcccaatacaatgtgtgtccaatacaatgtgtgcccaatacaatatgtgcccattacaatgtgtgcccattacaatgtgtgcccattacaatgtgtgcccaatacaatgtgtgcccaatacaatgtgtgcccaatacaatgtgtgcccattacaatgtgtgccccTTACAATGTGTGCctaatacaatgtgtgcccaatacaatgtgtgcccattacaatgtgtgcctaaaacaatgtgtgcccaatacaatgtgtgcccaatacaatgtgtgcccaatacaatgtttGCCCATTACAATTTGTGCCCATTAAAATGTGTGCCCATTAAAATGTGTGCCccttacaatgtgtgcccaatacaatgtgtgcccattacaatgtgggTATTGAAGGTTATTtaattactaagcagtgctattccataaaacaccttcccaAGGGAATTCTGGAGCCAGAAGATATTTTATGGAATCGCACCCTATGGGCCTAAGTCTTTCTATTGTAACACTTTTATCTGTCACATACTGTAGCATGTTCTTTATTTTTCTTATCTGCGCTGTACTTTTGCACATTACAATGGAGCAGTTTTGTGGGATCAGCATACTGTAAGAACATACATAGAAACAGCGGCAACAACAAAATGATGAGGGCCAGACATGATACTGAAATGCAAGGTCAGTGAAATGATTTGACTTATCAGTCTTGAGTAgaatgggagggtgggagagtaagGGTGACACAGCACTAATGCAATATGGGCACGGCCTAGTAAAACCTCCTATAAATCTGAGGGGAGAGAACTCATATTTCCCAGAGCATTATACTTCTCCCATCAGAAGTATCAGTTCTCCCAACTCGCTCTAACAACAGCCACCATGGTTCAATGGACAGCCGCAGAGAAAGCAGCCATTACATCTGTATGGCAGAAAGTCAGCGTTGAGCAGGACGGCCAGGATGCACTGAccaggtactgtatgtaaaatatagTTATGCtatataatgtattatttttatttcaagAAAAGAATGCAAGTAAATGAGTATACATACAGTAACAAGGCAAACTGGTATATATCTGGGGCAAATAATTGAACCGAAtgccaacaatttttttttaattacacgtTATTTTCTTGAAACTAGTACAATTTGAAAAAAAGCCTTCAAACCGACCTAAAGTTTGATATACTTGGTTATTCTTACAAATCATGCAATATGCCAGTACTCAGCAAACTATTATTTACAAAAATGATCAAGAGATGATCACAAAAGAATCCCATATTATTGCACTCAAACCATAATTATTCAATATCAGGAAATTGGACTCGATGTCTTTAATTAGATAGATAATTAATAGAGGATACTCAAATCTACTGAGAAGGGTAGTGACTGATAAAATTCAaaccaataacattttatttaaacataACTCATCTAGGTGCACAACTATATACAGTGAATACTAAATAAACATAAAATATCCCCAGTAGTGGGATAGGATGCTTGTAATCTGATCTATATCAGTTCCTTAGAGACACTTATGGTATACAATACTGTAGTACCGTAGTAGTTAAGTTCACGTGTATCCAATGTATCAGTAGTACATATTGGTATCTCCTTAAAAGCATGGATAGATTTGTTGCAAATTTGTGCTGTGGAAGTAACCATTGAGCAGATGTAACATGAGAAATGTATTTTAAGGAGATACCAATATGTACTGGTGATACATTGGATACACGTGTATCTGGCTGGCTGTttcagcactgtactgtaatgcATCACAATATTAAGTTGTATGGCTGCTGTTTGTTGACTGTGTCTCCCTAAGAGAACTTAACTACTGTACTAAGGTACTATTGTATACCAAAAGTGTCTCTAAGGAACTGATATAGAGCAGATTACAAGCATCCTATCCCACTACTGGGAATATTTTATGTTTGTTTAGTattcactgtatatatttgtgcaCCTAGATgaggtatatttaaataaaatgttattggttTGAATTTTATCAGTCACTACCCTTCTCAGTAGATTTGAGTATCCTCTATTAATTATCTATCTAATTACAGACATCTAGTCCAATTTCCTGATATTGAATAATTATGGTTTGAGTGCAATAATATGGGATTCTTTTGTGATCATCTCTTGATCATTTTTGTATCTGTGTAGTTTACTCCCCATGCAACCCATTATTAGATATTATTAATAAATGTGGAGTCTTACGTTAGAGCTGTTGATTTATCATTTTTTGGGAGTTAATAGGAAATATAAGATATTGTTTCCCCAGTTCTAGAAAATATATACAAGAAGATATATTAGGAAAGCTACATTCAAATATAAAAGGCTCATTGTAGAAACTGTGGCATAATATGTTTGTTAGATGCAGATACAAAAACAAGATCTACTTTTTTTTATGTTAGGTGGTATAGTACATAACAAGTTGAGGAAAAAATAATGATTTATTTTTACTTATATTTAGTGCAAATAGAAGTCATTAAGATGCTTTCCAACAAAAAACAAATTGAACTAAAAGTGTTATGTTTACAACCATTGTCAGCATAAACTGtctgattatatttatttatatatttatttatagcaaataaaaagatcacttgtgagcacattcatatgtcttagacaggtctgcaaccctgccttccacccagcacacagtgtttCCAAAAATTCCATCTTTTAAGCGCAAGGGAAAATTCCATCTTTTAAGCGCAAcggttgtgtgtttttttgggtAATTGTTagagtgtttccactgcagcaaggacttctgggaaatgacattcccacttctcagttgccggatCCGGGTAATGTCCGGGAAGCTGAAAAAGCACCGGGCAAGCGGGGTACCGGATATTTTCTGGGTACTCGGTATATCACTAGTATGGACTTATTCCTAAACTTGTGTTCTCTCTCGCACTAGGCTGCTGATTGTGTATCCCTGGACCCAGAGATATTTCAGCACTTTTGGAAACCTTTCCAACCCAACGGCTATTGCTGGAAATGCTAAGGTGCGCGCCCATGGCAAGACGGTCCTGACCGCAGTAGGAAACACAGTTCAACATCTGGATGACATGAAGAGCTCTCTTGCCGGCCTCAGTGAGATTCACGCCAAGAAGCTGCTTGTGGATCCTGAAAACTTTAAGGTAAGTACTTGGTAATATCTATTTTATCCTGGCAATCACTGAATTATATTTGTGGTGTTAAAACATGATAACCGTTTTGGTATTGGAAAACTGGGACAATACCGCTGCACAAGTATATTAACAGATAAACTGTAATTGCCTTCTATAGAATTTGCATTGTTTGAGAAATCTAATGCAGTTTGCTCAAGTTTTGCAGCAATGAGACTCGGATGAATATTACCCGtatatattacatttaaaaatgtatttatgaatTGTAGGTTTCTAAAGTTAATATAATATTTGCATAAAATATGTACATGGTatagcacctacagtatacaatgcAACATGAGCAAATCCCCcaaaagggacagtgacagtattgAACCAACTGAAGTATATTGAGCTTTCAATACAATTGGGCAATACCTCTCAAAAAAAACAAATTGTCCctaaaaaaatattgtattctACATGTGGGATAAGATCTTCCAATGCTTTCTGTCCTGGCTGAGTGGTTCAATTGATTACAAAGTGAGAAAATGTTATGGGGTGGGCTTAATATTGCATTATATGCAGCTATATTGCCTCTAGGGAAAAGAGCTTTATAAACTCAGAATGTAACCAATTCACCATCCTAACATATGACCCATTTCCATGCGCAGGTGATCGGAAATGTCCTCAAACATACACAACATATTATTTCAAACACACAGGgggctatgtatcaaggcaaaaggggTGCAATTCCGGGGTACaacaaactgcaccagatttatgaaGGAAAAATATCCTATAGATATCAATAGGATTGTATTCTTTGATACATACAGAATGGTGCAGATTTTGTGCTACAGAATTGCACCATTTTGTCTTGATACATATGCACCTCACTTTACTGCTAATGTTTGTCTTAACCTTCATTTCAATTATCAGGGTAATTTTAAATATATAGATACAAGGGACAATTGTAT belongs to Ascaphus truei isolate aAscTru1 chromosome 11, aAscTru1.hap1, whole genome shotgun sequence and includes:
- the LOC142462934 gene encoding hemoglobin subunit beta-2-like; this translates as MVQWTAAEKAAITSVWQKVSVEQDGQDALTRLLIVYPWTQRYFSTFGNLSNPTAIAGNAKVRAHGKTVLTAVGNTVQHLDDMKSSLAGLSEIHAKKLLVDPENFKRLGEMLVVVLASKLGSAFTPQIQAAWEKFITVLVAGLSQSYH